A window from Streptomyces sp. NBC_00335 encodes these proteins:
- a CDS encoding HAD family hydrolase codes for MTLRTAAFFDVDETLIRVKSMFRFLEFYLRMRGEPDSTYQRLNGELQSAAKLGVPRESINRAYYKFYAGENVRQVTTAGLLWFEHELEEGLFLPETVAELHRHQEANERVLLISGSFFACLDPISTWLGADRAYGTRPLIHRGQFTGEVLTPMIGATKGRVVRAAASVLEIDLASSTAYGDHISDLSMLRAVGHPVVVGDDEVLAGHADRSGWRRLAPAVVR; via the coding sequence ATGACGCTGCGCACTGCCGCGTTTTTCGATGTGGACGAGACCCTCATCAGGGTCAAGAGCATGTTCCGGTTCCTGGAGTTCTACCTCAGGATGCGGGGCGAGCCGGACAGCACGTACCAGCGCCTGAACGGGGAGCTGCAGTCGGCTGCCAAGCTCGGGGTCCCCCGCGAGTCCATCAACCGCGCCTACTACAAGTTCTATGCCGGCGAGAATGTGCGCCAGGTGACCACTGCGGGCCTGTTGTGGTTCGAGCACGAGTTGGAGGAAGGCCTCTTCCTCCCCGAGACGGTCGCCGAACTACACAGACACCAGGAAGCGAATGAGCGCGTCCTGCTCATCTCCGGGTCGTTCTTCGCGTGCCTGGACCCCATCAGCACCTGGCTTGGCGCGGACCGGGCGTACGGCACGCGCCCGCTGATCCACCGCGGACAGTTCACTGGCGAGGTCCTGACCCCGATGATCGGCGCCACCAAGGGCCGCGTCGTACGGGCCGCCGCCTCGGTACTGGAGATCGACCTCGCCTCTTCGACGGCGTACGGCGACCACATCAGCGATCTGTCGATGCTGCGCGCCGTGGGGCATCCAGTGGTGGTCGGCGACGACGAAGTCCTTGCCGGCCACGCCGATCGCTCGGGATGGCGCCGACTCGCCCCTGCCGTTGTCCGCTAG
- a CDS encoding ScbA/BarX family gamma-butyrolactone biosynthesis protein produces the protein MTTVSIDSIRTGKSTPQPDSALSFERTVDRRLVHRDSLGEVFVTDLQPAVAPGGYIAAAQLPRSHAYYGDHLLRPNTYDPILLLEAARQAALAGAHEFFGVPQDHKFILTHLRIHLAHPELTTVGDSVFAVRMDIQTGNVKLRDGRATGLDYEIRLSVDGVMIGQASVGLRFKSPESYLRLRTSNRNGRALPSSASPLSQITGSLVAPSLVGRAAPENVVLLDADTSGDVATASLHLPSGHPSMFDHPQDHIPGMVLAEAARQLALFAALDLCGISAARTLMTDLSVVFTRFGELDEKTTMSAFIESRRGEPEIYYTQGGPLQSDALASRDLAEQLVVNLTALQGGEPISKFSLSLGRLQGR, from the coding sequence ATGACGACTGTTTCGATCGATTCGATCCGCACGGGCAAATCAACTCCGCAGCCGGACAGTGCGCTGTCCTTCGAGCGCACCGTTGACCGCCGACTGGTACACCGCGACTCTCTCGGCGAGGTCTTCGTGACCGACCTTCAGCCGGCTGTCGCACCCGGGGGTTACATCGCCGCCGCGCAGCTCCCGCGTTCGCACGCCTACTACGGCGACCACCTGCTGCGCCCGAACACGTACGACCCGATCCTGCTGCTCGAGGCCGCCCGCCAGGCCGCGCTGGCCGGAGCGCACGAGTTCTTCGGGGTGCCGCAGGACCACAAATTCATCCTCACGCACCTGCGGATCCACCTCGCGCACCCGGAGCTCACCACGGTGGGCGACTCCGTCTTCGCCGTCCGGATGGACATACAGACCGGGAACGTCAAGCTCCGGGACGGGCGCGCGACAGGCCTTGACTACGAGATCAGGCTGTCCGTGGACGGGGTCATGATCGGACAGGCTTCCGTGGGCCTCCGGTTCAAGAGCCCCGAGAGCTACCTCAGACTCCGTACGAGCAACCGGAACGGTCGCGCCCTGCCGTCCTCGGCCTCCCCCCTGTCCCAGATTACGGGGTCCCTCGTCGCCCCTTCCCTTGTCGGACGGGCCGCCCCTGAGAACGTCGTCCTGCTCGACGCGGACACGTCGGGGGACGTCGCGACGGCCTCGCTGCACCTCCCCAGCGGGCACCCGAGCATGTTCGACCACCCGCAGGACCACATCCCGGGCATGGTGCTCGCGGAAGCGGCGCGACAGCTCGCCCTGTTCGCTGCTCTGGACTTGTGTGGGATCTCCGCCGCAAGGACGCTCATGACGGACCTGAGCGTCGTCTTCACCCGCTTCGGCGAGCTCGACGAGAAGACCACGATGAGTGCCTTCATCGAGAGCCGGCGCGGCGAGCCCGAGATCTACTACACGCAGGGCGGCCCGTTGCAGTCCGATGCCCTCGCCTCGCGTGATCTCGCGGAACAGCTCGTCGTGAACCTGACCGCGCTGCAGGGGGGAGAGCCGATCAGCAAGTTCAGCCTCTCGCTCGGCCGCCTGCAGGGCCGTTGA
- a CDS encoding MFS transporter — protein sequence MQLRAPAIGAVSTCLVVATVYMTQPIFPQIAQSLRVEPVDARLAFFFVSLAYSLSFFVFGPLSDRIQAKSLAVWGTAALVVLLVGASQAGSFAVLVAALAAAGVAAAAVPAATLALMPRIAPPGTAGTYFGIVIAASVAGITVGRSATGLVAGWLGWRQAILLLALLNAACLIALAFLPRTELPHAGGRAVRQAYGQALGMFGQPKVARLLGVGALLFFGYLGAVTFLTFRLAAEPFGLGASAIGLVSAIGLAALFGAPLSGAMIPRLGARRVVLLGLPTALAGILVLAVAGSTPLVAAGLLLVFLGVFSCQPAVLVLLAAVVPERNRGSASSSYMLSCLCSGSLSTMAMGPVWTAYGWPGVVTTACVAIVAAVLLALLATRRESPAASTTHNDSVQTSSK from the coding sequence ATGCAGTTGAGGGCACCGGCCATTGGAGCCGTGTCCACGTGCCTGGTCGTCGCTACCGTCTACATGACTCAGCCGATCTTCCCGCAGATCGCACAGTCACTCCGCGTGGAGCCGGTGGACGCACGTCTTGCGTTCTTCTTCGTGAGCCTGGCGTATTCACTCTCCTTCTTCGTCTTCGGTCCTCTGTCCGACCGGATCCAGGCGAAGTCCCTGGCGGTGTGGGGAACAGCGGCGCTCGTCGTACTGCTCGTGGGCGCCTCCCAGGCGGGCAGTTTCGCTGTCCTGGTTGCGGCCCTCGCCGCCGCCGGGGTCGCTGCCGCGGCCGTGCCGGCGGCCACGCTCGCCCTGATGCCCCGCATCGCGCCACCAGGGACAGCCGGCACCTACTTCGGGATCGTCATCGCGGCTTCGGTCGCCGGTATCACCGTGGGGCGCTCGGCCACGGGCCTGGTGGCGGGCTGGCTGGGATGGCGCCAAGCCATCCTGCTCCTCGCGCTACTCAACGCCGCGTGCCTCATCGCTCTGGCCTTCCTGCCACGGACGGAATTGCCTCATGCCGGGGGCAGGGCCGTCAGGCAGGCCTACGGGCAGGCGCTGGGGATGTTCGGGCAACCGAAGGTGGCTCGCCTGCTCGGCGTCGGTGCCTTGCTGTTCTTCGGCTACCTTGGCGCGGTCACCTTCCTCACCTTCCGGCTCGCCGCCGAACCGTTCGGCCTCGGCGCTTCGGCCATTGGCCTGGTGAGTGCGATCGGCCTGGCGGCCCTGTTCGGTGCCCCTTTGTCCGGGGCGATGATTCCGCGACTCGGTGCCCGGCGCGTGGTCCTCCTCGGTCTGCCCACAGCACTCGCGGGAATTCTCGTCCTGGCCGTCGCCGGAAGCACGCCCCTCGTTGCTGCCGGTCTGCTTCTGGTCTTCCTCGGCGTCTTCTCCTGCCAACCCGCGGTCCTCGTGCTGCTCGCCGCCGTCGTACCGGAGCGCAACCGCGGAAGTGCCTCCTCCAGCTACATGCTCAGCTGCCTCTGCTCGGGAAGCCTCTCGACGATGGCGATGGGACCGGTGTGGACGGCCTACGGCTGGCCCGGCGTGGTCACGACGGCATGCGTGGCAATCGTCGCCGCGGTGCTTCTCGCGCTGTTGGCCACGCGCCGGGAATCCCCCGCCGCTTCAACTACGCACAACGATTCAGTACAGACAAGCAGTAAGTGA
- a CDS encoding DMT family transporter codes for MARSKTAGGVVGGVINALAGGGMFAVAKSGFDHLDPFHLVAARFAVAAIVFVALLAMKEGISALRFDGRILKIWWLGTIGFAGFNLFVYVGLQTIPSQSSALVIATMPALTVLAIWARSKKRPHAATLGFVALALFGVALVLGNGNPLSVVTGGVGFGGLLTLVGAAGWVIYSTGAAANFPDWSPLRYTTLTCLLGTVSILVITAVSSLAGWIPSAEFEDYTASWWQILYMAIPASVIAMLGWFTAIRDLGPANGALFVNLVPVTAFVVQAFLGHVPTGPEIAGICLVLGALIASNFHSRSRTAKAAAAAGQPQPIDSIPVPAGK; via the coding sequence GTGGCCAGGTCCAAGACAGCTGGAGGCGTCGTTGGCGGCGTCATCAACGCGCTCGCCGGTGGCGGCATGTTCGCGGTGGCCAAATCCGGGTTCGACCACCTGGATCCCTTTCATCTGGTGGCCGCCCGCTTCGCCGTGGCCGCGATCGTCTTCGTGGCGCTGCTGGCCATGAAGGAGGGCATCAGCGCCCTCAGGTTCGACGGGCGGATCCTGAAGATCTGGTGGCTCGGGACGATCGGCTTCGCCGGGTTCAACCTGTTCGTGTACGTCGGACTCCAGACCATCCCGTCGCAGAGTTCCGCGCTCGTGATCGCGACCATGCCGGCCCTCACCGTGCTCGCGATCTGGGCACGGAGCAAGAAGCGCCCGCATGCGGCGACCCTCGGCTTCGTCGCGCTCGCCCTCTTCGGCGTCGCCTTGGTCCTGGGCAACGGAAACCCGCTGAGCGTGGTGACGGGTGGCGTCGGCTTCGGCGGACTGCTCACCCTGGTCGGCGCGGCCGGCTGGGTGATCTACAGCACGGGTGCCGCGGCCAACTTCCCGGATTGGTCCCCGCTGCGCTACACGACCCTGACCTGTCTGCTCGGCACCGTCAGCATCCTGGTGATCACCGCCGTCTCCTCCCTGGCCGGCTGGATACCCAGCGCGGAGTTCGAGGACTACACCGCCTCCTGGTGGCAGATCCTGTACATGGCCATTCCCGCCAGCGTCATCGCGATGCTCGGCTGGTTCACCGCGATCCGCGACCTCGGGCCCGCCAACGGAGCCCTGTTCGTGAATCTGGTCCCCGTGACGGCTTTCGTCGTGCAGGCGTTCCTCGGCCATGTGCCCACCGGCCCCGAGATCGCCGGCATCTGCCTTGTCCTCGGCGCCCTGATTGCATCGAACTTCCACTCCCGGAGCCGCACCGCCAAGGCTGCCGCTGCAGCCGGGCAGCCGCAGCCGATCGACTCCATCCCCGTACCCGCCGGTAAATAG
- a CDS encoding DoxX family membrane protein encodes MTRTTRLRERIRRTSEAFASTYQRRSPAVLRISVGVLFLWFGVLKFSPAMSPAEDIAIHAMSVMTFDAVPPEVTRPLLAVMEVAIGLGLVTGVLLRLALTVFFVHMAGVFATLVLLPDEVWSTTPFVPTMDGQYIIKNIVLIAACLTVATAHVQVRPSSDDIQAEPLVMPAESVEGAAASQPVAAGTGVR; translated from the coding sequence ATGACACGCACCACTCGACTCCGCGAACGAATACGCCGTACGTCGGAGGCGTTCGCCAGCACCTACCAGCGTCGCAGCCCGGCCGTGCTCAGGATCAGCGTGGGCGTGCTCTTCCTGTGGTTCGGAGTGCTGAAGTTCTCCCCGGCGATGAGCCCGGCCGAGGACATCGCCATCCACGCCATGAGCGTCATGACTTTCGACGCCGTTCCCCCCGAGGTCACCCGGCCGCTGCTCGCGGTGATGGAGGTCGCCATCGGACTGGGACTGGTGACCGGAGTGCTGCTCCGCCTGGCTCTCACGGTGTTCTTCGTCCACATGGCAGGAGTCTTCGCCACCCTGGTGCTGCTGCCGGACGAGGTGTGGTCCACGACGCCCTTCGTCCCCACGATGGACGGTCAGTACATCATCAAGAACATCGTCCTCATCGCTGCCTGCCTCACCGTCGCGACGGCGCATGTGCAGGTTCGCCCCTCCTCGGACGACATTCAGGCCGAACCCCTGGTGATGCCGGCCGAGTCCGTTGAAGGGGCCGCTGCCTCCCAGCCCGTGGCAGCCGGCACGGGCGTCCGATAA
- a CDS encoding carboxymuconolactone decarboxylase family protein produces MSRVQMIQPAEAQGEFKDALDTVQKGMGVVPNLAKALANSPAVLKAYLALSGAVGAGLAAPIRERIALATAEHNGCDYCLSAHSYIAANAAKLPAAEIEAAREAKSESAEAQAVLTFTQSVLKNRGAVTDGELQAVRDAGFGDKEIVDIVFSISLNILTNYFNHVAELDIDFPVVHAHPHS; encoded by the coding sequence ATGAGCAGGGTTCAGATGATCCAGCCGGCCGAGGCCCAGGGCGAGTTCAAGGACGCCCTCGACACCGTCCAGAAGGGGATGGGAGTCGTCCCCAACCTGGCCAAGGCGCTGGCGAACTCTCCCGCTGTCCTCAAGGCCTACCTCGCTCTCTCCGGTGCGGTCGGCGCGGGTCTGGCGGCCCCCATCCGCGAGCGCATCGCCCTGGCCACGGCCGAGCACAACGGTTGCGACTACTGCCTGTCGGCGCACAGCTACATCGCGGCCAACGCAGCCAAGCTTCCCGCGGCCGAGATCGAGGCCGCGCGTGAGGCGAAGTCCGAGTCGGCCGAGGCTCAGGCCGTACTGACGTTCACCCAGTCCGTGCTGAAGAACCGTGGTGCGGTGACGGACGGTGAGCTCCAGGCGGTCCGTGACGCGGGGTTCGGTGACAAGGAGATCGTGGACATCGTCTTCTCCATTTCCCTGAACATCCTCACGAACTACTTCAACCACGTCGCGGAGCTGGACATCGACTTCCCCGTCGTCCACGCGCACCCGCACAGCTGA
- a CDS encoding SMP-30/gluconolactonase/LRE family protein → MTRPVVTAFALPGDRVYPEGIAADARNGDLYVGSFGTGAVYRSAPGQAIAEVFLPAGADGRAKAIGVKVDQQGRLWVIDPAGVTLYDTGTRERVARFVSPTPETSLVNDLDIATDGTGYLTDSTRALVYKVTPSQVKQAAEAGGAGGQLAPAYDLSGTVAPQPAGTITLNGIEADPSGRFLLTVDSAAGDLYRLDVATGAVHKVELHGATLRYGDGMHMEDGSLWVAHYANNTLSRLRVAGDGMAATMEKQLTDPSLQIPTTLVRRHGRLYVVRSQFDKGGPIGPGVPDAPFTVAEVRGM, encoded by the coding sequence ATGACACGGCCGGTGGTCACGGCGTTCGCTCTTCCCGGCGATCGTGTCTACCCCGAGGGGATCGCAGCCGATGCCCGCAATGGGGACCTCTACGTCGGTTCCTTCGGCACCGGCGCCGTGTACCGCTCCGCTCCGGGACAGGCAATCGCGGAGGTGTTCCTCCCGGCAGGGGCCGACGGCCGCGCAAAGGCCATCGGGGTCAAGGTCGACCAGCAGGGCCGGCTGTGGGTCATCGACCCGGCCGGGGTCACGCTTTACGACACCGGTACCCGCGAGCGCGTCGCCCGGTTCGTATCCCCGACTCCGGAAACGTCCCTCGTCAACGACTTGGATATAGCGACGGACGGCACCGGGTACCTGACCGACTCCACCAGAGCGCTGGTCTACAAGGTCACGCCCTCGCAGGTGAAGCAGGCCGCTGAGGCAGGCGGTGCTGGAGGCCAGCTGGCCCCGGCGTACGACCTGTCCGGTACCGTCGCGCCCCAACCGGCCGGCACGATCACCCTCAACGGAATCGAGGCGGACCCCTCCGGCCGCTTCCTCCTCACCGTGGACTCGGCGGCCGGCGATCTCTACCGCCTCGACGTCGCCACTGGTGCGGTTCACAAGGTCGAGCTGCACGGTGCGACGCTTCGCTACGGGGACGGCATGCACATGGAGGACGGATCCCTCTGGGTCGCGCACTACGCGAACAACACACTCAGCCGCTTGCGGGTGGCCGGCGACGGCATGGCGGCGACCATGGAGAAGCAGCTCACCGACCCCAGTCTGCAGATCCCCACCACGCTTGTCCGCCGGCACGGACGGCTGTACGTGGTGCGGTCACAGTTCGACAAGGGCGGGCCCATCGGCCCAGGTGTTCCGGACGCACCGTTCACGGTCGCCGAGGTCCGCGGCATGTGA
- a CDS encoding IS701 family transposase gives MDARRLRSATREPWAEFATGFSRRMLASLPRSDQRLKGERYISGLLSVPGRKTMRSIAACGGGGAAEQSVHHFISKSSWDWLQVRQTLGRNLDRVVRPQAWVVHPMAIPKWGRHSVGVQESYVAQLGRVVNSQQAYGLWLANEDVSAPVNWRLVLPPGWLSDEQRRRRAEIPEDLAVASADQTIVNAVREVAEGWGLERRPVVLDGRQATDASAIADALCRLGIPFVMRINGSTPLVPGDLAAVGDRADRHVEAWRLMQRVRRAALPVRWLESESAQAADCVLVARTGVVLPWSTTTAGTGPRRRPLALVGTWRGAGGVPDELWLSNLLASRAGDLLRLGRLIGRVEADSGAVAERVGIKDFEGRCFGGWHRHLTLCSVAHAIVTLSSTSAGTAVDGGLLSA, from the coding sequence ATGGACGCGAGACGCCTGCGATCTGCGACCCGGGAGCCGTGGGCGGAGTTCGCCACCGGCTTCTCACGACGGATGCTCGCCTCGCTACCGCGAAGTGATCAGCGCTTGAAGGGTGAGAGGTACATATCGGGACTCTTGTCCGTGCCCGGTCGCAAGACGATGCGATCCATCGCCGCCTGCGGCGGCGGAGGGGCGGCTGAGCAGAGCGTGCACCACTTCATCAGCAAGTCCTCATGGGACTGGCTGCAGGTGCGGCAGACCCTCGGCCGGAATCTCGACCGGGTTGTCCGCCCCCAGGCGTGGGTGGTGCACCCCATGGCCATCCCCAAGTGGGGCCGTCACAGCGTCGGCGTCCAAGAGTCCTACGTGGCACAGCTGGGACGCGTCGTGAACAGCCAGCAGGCGTACGGTCTCTGGCTCGCGAACGAGGATGTGAGCGCTCCGGTCAACTGGCGGCTCGTACTGCCTCCCGGTTGGCTGAGTGACGAACAGCGACGCAGGCGCGCCGAGATACCGGAGGACCTTGCGGTCGCCAGCGCCGACCAGACGATCGTCAATGCCGTGCGCGAGGTTGCCGAGGGGTGGGGTCTGGAGCGGCGGCCGGTGGTGCTTGACGGTCGTCAGGCGACGGACGCATCGGCGATCGCCGATGCGCTGTGTCGTCTAGGCATCCCGTTCGTCATGCGGATCAACGGTTCCACCCCTCTGGTGCCCGGAGACCTGGCCGCTGTGGGGGATCGTGCAGATCGCCACGTCGAGGCGTGGCGCCTCATGCAGCGTGTCCGCAGGGCTGCCCTTCCCGTCCGGTGGCTGGAGTCCGAATCCGCCCAGGCTGCGGACTGCGTCCTGGTGGCCCGGACGGGCGTGGTCCTGCCCTGGTCGACCACGACCGCCGGAACGGGGCCCAGGCGTCGGCCTTTGGCGCTTGTCGGTACCTGGAGGGGGGCAGGCGGGGTTCCCGATGAGCTCTGGCTCTCGAATCTGCTTGCGTCGCGTGCCGGCGACCTGCTGCGCCTGGGGCGGCTCATCGGCCGTGTGGAGGCCGACTCGGGGGCCGTCGCAGAGAGGGTGGGCATCAAGGACTTCGAGGGAAGATGCTTCGGCGGCTGGCACCGTCACCTCACGCTGTGCTCGGTCGCCCACGCCATCGTCACGCTGTCATCCACTTCTGCCGGCACCGCTGTTGACGGGGGATTGCTGAGCGCCTGA
- a CDS encoding vanadium-dependent haloperoxidase has product MSLAMKSIRRGRRAGISAAVAAALLGTVAITGSGTASAATSVDATAAASESSEAAQGGDNLVIQWNKMAYDASVKTAAKTNGLKRPPLGSRVYATVHSCIYDAWAAYDYKAVGTQLGDDLRQPFYKRTLANRKAAINYAAYDALNYLFPDFKADFDAKLTALGYDPANTVRDTKTPAGVAHTACDAVIAVRKVDGSNQDNNYADTTGYTPFNPPQDLAAFDKSKIVDPNRWTPLTNNGVTPTFATPQWGGITPFAINNAADFLPPAPPTYGSAASQADIKKLMDVNANLTDREKVIAEYWLERSETPTGHQNQWAQFISNRDDHTLSDDVKMFFTLNLAMGDSGIVAWKSKEHFDYSRPITMIRYDQSGKTVQGYGGPGKGTQTIDGAAWKPYVTTPAFASYVSGHAVWGAAAAESLKLWTGSDKFGDSFTFKAGASTFEPGQTPAADVTLKWDTLSEAAAEDGMSRIYGGVHWTFDNLEGQNVGRNVAKATYDKAMQYINGTA; this is encoded by the coding sequence ATGAGTCTTGCCATGAAGTCGATCCGCCGCGGACGGCGCGCCGGTATCTCGGCCGCCGTTGCGGCCGCGCTGCTGGGCACGGTCGCCATCACCGGCAGCGGTACCGCCTCCGCGGCGACCTCCGTGGATGCCACCGCGGCCGCCTCGGAGTCCTCCGAGGCCGCGCAGGGCGGGGACAACCTCGTCATCCAGTGGAACAAGATGGCGTACGACGCCTCGGTGAAGACGGCTGCGAAGACCAACGGCCTGAAGCGCCCGCCGCTCGGCAGCCGCGTGTACGCCACCGTCCACTCCTGCATATACGACGCCTGGGCCGCGTACGACTACAAGGCGGTCGGGACTCAGCTGGGCGACGACCTGCGTCAGCCCTTCTACAAGCGGACCCTGGCCAACCGAAAGGCTGCGATCAATTACGCGGCCTACGATGCGCTGAACTACCTCTTCCCCGACTTCAAGGCCGACTTCGACGCCAAGCTGACGGCCCTCGGCTACGACCCGGCCAACACGGTGCGGGACACCAAGACCCCGGCCGGCGTGGCGCACACGGCCTGCGACGCCGTGATCGCGGTCCGGAAGGTGGACGGCTCCAACCAGGACAACAACTACGCCGACACCACCGGGTACACGCCGTTCAATCCGCCGCAGGACCTCGCCGCGTTCGACAAGTCGAAGATCGTGGACCCGAACCGCTGGACCCCGCTCACCAACAACGGTGTCACCCCCACGTTCGCCACCCCGCAGTGGGGCGGCATCACGCCGTTCGCCATCAACAACGCGGCCGACTTCCTGCCGCCCGCGCCGCCGACCTACGGCAGCGCCGCCTCCCAGGCGGACATCAAGAAGCTGATGGACGTCAACGCCAACCTGACGGACCGTGAGAAGGTCATCGCCGAGTACTGGCTGGAGCGCTCGGAGACCCCGACCGGTCACCAGAACCAGTGGGCCCAGTTCATCTCGAACCGTGACGACCACACCCTCAGCGATGACGTGAAGATGTTCTTCACGCTCAACCTGGCGATGGGTGACTCCGGCATCGTCGCCTGGAAGAGCAAGGAGCACTTCGACTACTCGCGGCCGATCACGATGATCCGCTACGACCAGTCGGGCAAGACGGTTCAGGGCTACGGTGGCCCGGGTAAGGGCACCCAGACGATCGACGGCGCTGCCTGGAAGCCGTATGTCACGACCCCCGCCTTCGCCTCGTACGTCTCCGGACACGCGGTATGGGGTGCGGCGGCAGCCGAGTCCCTGAAGCTGTGGACCGGCAGCGACAAGTTCGGCGACTCCTTCACCTTCAAGGCCGGCGCGTCCACCTTCGAGCCCGGCCAGACGCCGGCCGCGGACGTGACGCTGAAGTGGGACACGCTGAGTGAGGCGGCGGCCGAAGACGGCATGTCCCGGATCTACGGCGGCGTGCACTGGACCTTCGACAACCTCGAGGGCCAGAACGTGGGACGGAACGTGGCCAAGGCCACTTACGACAAGGCGATGCAGTACATCAACGGCACTGCCTGA
- a CDS encoding MarR family winged helix-turn-helix transcriptional regulator, with protein sequence MRLPIDQRLGHHLKRVEQELIAAKHTSLRPFKLNVPQYSVLLALSQEPGLSGAVLARRCMVTPQTMSSVLATLEGRSLVERKPHPVHSHILEARLTRTGQSLLSKADESVVEVELLLTEEFSTEEAEELIGRLQRCSAALAKAGGKGPRKTPTR encoded by the coding sequence ATGCGGCTCCCCATCGACCAGCGACTCGGACACCACCTAAAGCGGGTGGAGCAAGAACTGATCGCCGCCAAGCACACAAGCTTGCGGCCGTTCAAGCTCAATGTCCCTCAATACAGCGTGCTACTGGCCCTTTCCCAGGAACCCGGCCTGTCCGGCGCCGTTCTGGCCCGGCGGTGCATGGTGACGCCCCAGACGATGTCGTCCGTGTTGGCGACCCTGGAAGGCAGAAGTCTGGTCGAACGCAAACCTCACCCTGTGCACAGCCACATCCTGGAGGCTCGCCTGACCCGGACGGGCCAGAGCCTGCTGTCCAAGGCCGATGAGTCCGTGGTCGAGGTTGAGCTCCTTCTGACGGAAGAGTTCAGCACCGAGGAGGCAGAGGAGCTCATCGGCCGCCTCCAGCGATGTTCCGCGGCCCTCGCGAAGGCCGGCGGCAAGGGCCCCCGCAAGACGCCCACCCGTTGA
- a CDS encoding aldo/keto reductase, whose protein sequence is MQTRTLGSDLEVSAVGLGCMGMSHVYGSAGEETSIATIRRALDIGTTFLDTADIYGGGHNEELVGRALAGRRGEAVLATKFGFTMRDSGIPGGVNGTPEYVAEACEASLRRLNTDYIDLYYLHRRDRNVPVEETVGAMAELVHAGKVRYIGLSEVSAETLRRAHAVHPVAALQSEWSLWERGIEEDVLPAARELGIGLIPWSPAGRGFLSGSITSLDELPADDYRHHDPRYQGENLQKNLELARRLNSVAERLGHSPVQVALAWLLHQGRDVVPIPGTKRISYLEENSASAAIELTEDVTNELSHIFSLGVTAGPRYGEASLKLSNG, encoded by the coding sequence ATGCAGACCCGCACCCTGGGAAGCGACCTCGAGGTGTCCGCCGTCGGCCTCGGCTGCATGGGGATGTCCCATGTGTACGGGAGCGCCGGGGAGGAGACGTCCATCGCAACCATCCGACGCGCGCTCGACATCGGTACAACATTTCTTGACACTGCGGACATCTACGGCGGAGGCCACAACGAAGAGCTCGTCGGGCGGGCCCTGGCCGGCCGGCGCGGCGAGGCGGTGCTTGCCACGAAGTTCGGCTTCACGATGCGAGACAGCGGCATCCCGGGCGGCGTGAACGGCACGCCCGAGTACGTTGCCGAAGCCTGCGAAGCGTCACTCAGGCGCCTGAATACCGACTACATCGATCTGTACTACCTGCACCGCCGCGACCGGAACGTCCCCGTCGAGGAAACCGTAGGAGCCATGGCCGAGCTGGTCCATGCCGGGAAGGTGCGATACATCGGACTGTCCGAGGTCAGCGCGGAGACTCTTCGCCGCGCCCATGCTGTGCACCCCGTGGCGGCGCTGCAGAGTGAGTGGTCCCTCTGGGAGCGCGGGATCGAGGAGGACGTCCTGCCTGCCGCCCGGGAACTCGGGATCGGCCTGATCCCGTGGTCCCCCGCCGGCCGGGGCTTCCTCTCGGGCTCGATCACATCCCTGGACGAACTTCCCGCGGACGACTACCGGCACCACGACCCCCGGTACCAGGGAGAGAACCTCCAGAAGAATCTCGAGCTGGCGCGTCGGCTCAACTCCGTCGCCGAGCGCCTCGGTCACTCACCCGTCCAGGTCGCGCTGGCCTGGCTGCTGCATCAGGGCCGGGATGTGGTGCCGATCCCCGGGACCAAGCGGATCTCCTACTTGGAGGAGAATTCTGCCTCTGCCGCCATCGAGCTGACCGAGGATGTGACAAATGAGCTGTCGCACATATTCTCCCTGGGCGTGACCGCTGGGCCTCGGTACGGTGAAGCGTCACTCAAGCTGTCCAACGGATAA